From Candidatus Bathyarchaeota archaeon:
AGTCTCCCTCTTTCGTTTTGGTTTTGATGACTACAATGCGTTCAAACTCGTGCTGGCTAACTTCAGTGATTGTGCCGTTTCTGAGATGTTTGCGGAGAGCCATACAGAAGGCAGGCGGTCTTTGAGGCTTTTCCAGAATATAAGAGGTTAAGTGTAAACATTTGCCTGCTTCAATTAGAAGGTTTAAGGCTGGCTGGTTAGCTTGATGAAGTTTCAGAATCACTGTTTTTCCTTTGATTTGGTAAATGTTTTGTATGCGAGCGCCTTTAAGCTGCTCTTTAAGCTCTAAGACAACGGCAGCTATGTCGAAGCTTGTTAGCGTTTTTTTCACTGTTCTTCTCTCTTTTTGAAACAAAATAATAGTAGAGCGCTTTAAGGATTTATAAGGAAGTTTACACTTTCTGCCATAATCGTTGTGCACATTCCGCAAACTAAGTTTCTATTTCCAAAATAGTTGGAAAAACAAAAATTTCTGGGATTTCTTTTAATTGGAAATTATAAATTAGGCAATCAAATTTACGTACTCGCGAGACCTTTTGACGTTCTTATCCGCCTTTCTATCTCCTTTTGATCGATCTCTGACATTATCTCGTGGAACCACCTAATTGCTTTATGATATTTCTCTTGCAGATCCTTCTCATCTCTGACGAAGTAGAGATGCTCGAGTCTCTTAATCGTCTCGGATGGAAGTTCATAATGTATGTAGCGCGTCTTGAAGCTATGATGAACAGGGTTATACTTAACGCGTAACGCTTCAACCAATGTTGCGAGAGTCAGACCATGATAGAGATCGATGGCTTCGATTTGATTGCCTCTGTTGATCTCCTTCTGTACGAAATTGCTGAACATATCGAATCTTGCTTGCAATCTTTTCAACCTTTTCTGCAATTTCTTGGCGAGCACGTTCTTGTTCAATGAAGGAGGCTTGACCTTATTGGATTTGTTGAAGTAGAACACAACATTACCATGGATCTCAGGTTCTAGGAACTTGTCCGGACTGCTGAGCTTCAAGACAGCAAGGTCGATTATAAGATACTTGCTTGCGTCATCCAATTTGTAGAAGGCCTGAAAGAGACCTGACGACGGTGGATGTGACACCTCATACTTCTGCGTGATAGAGGACAACGATTTCAAGGCTTTTTCGACTGTGAAGAACGTCTCATTCACTTTCTTGTTGTCCACGACCAGATAGAGATCAATATCAGACCATTCATCGATCCGGTCGAATGCTGCGGCACCTCCTTCCCAAAAAGCGTGGGTATAATCGAGTAGTTCTAGGGCATCGACAAGGGTTTGAATTATGATGTCACGGGTCAGCCTTTTTTTCTTCGTCATTTGAACACCTTAAGAACGAAACTGAGGTTGAAATTTTATGCACGGGCTATTTAACTTCTGCGCGCATTAATGTACTTCGCTAAAAGGTTGTAGGTACCCTACAAAAACAGAAAAAGAGGGATAATTACTGTCTGCGGGTAAAGCCGTGCAAAGCACAATCGACGATCAACACACCGAAGATGATTATTATCCATGGCAAAACTCAAATCTTTTCTCAATCCAGAGAAACCCGATATTTCTTCTGTCTATAACGAAAGCGAAGACTTTGATGTAGAGCTTGAAGAAGACTTGATTATTGAAGGAGAGTTGTTCTAATTGTTTAATGATTCTTCAACGGGAAAATCGACAGAAAAACGGGTAATCCGGAGATATCCCCACTCGTAACTATTAGCAATAACGTTGTTGCTTATAGATTAGTTTAATAGCAAAATTTTTCTGCGCTTCCATTGCATGCACGCATCTTCGTCCACCATCATAAGTAGGAATAGTATCAGCTATAGTTTTCTTAGTAGCTTTGAGGTCAAAGAACAGTTCAGAATCAAATGGTTTGAATGCTCTCTTTAGGGGTAAGGTTAATCGAGTTTGAATGGTCTTTCTGATTGAGCCAGCTTTTTTAAAGTGCAATCCTTTCATTACTTTCACCACAATATAAATAACAGCTATCGTCAATAATTATCTATCTGAATAACATTCAAATACAGTACAAAAAATTTTTATAAAATCGAACGTCATTCAATAACATGAAAAACATAAAGCCTAAATTGGTTAAACTGTTTAAAGAAGGCTATTGTACTCCACAAATTGCGAGAATAGCTAAAACAATTAATGAACCTTCCGCAACTATACACTACAACATAAAGAAGCTAGAAAATGAAGGGACGATAAAAACTTACAGAGCCGTTTTTGATTACAAGAAAATCGATGAAGGGTTTTGTGTATATATTCTCGTCGCTTTGTCACCTAGTGAATATCTTACTCCCGAAAGAATTGCAAGGAATTTGACTAAACATGAGGAGGTTGAGAGTGTAGATCTTGTCGCTGGAGATTGGGAGTTAATTGTAAAAGTTCGAACAAAAGGTCAAGATGAGTACTATAATTTCTTAAGAGACGTGATATCCAAAGAAAAAGGTCTTCAAAAAACCAAGTCCATGATTTCATTGAAGTCGCTTAAAACTGAATTTGTCTTAGTTTAACATTTGATTATATAGATAAAGTCACTCTTCAGCAGCCAAGAAAAAAGAGAGGAAATGCAGAAGACATCTCTACTGTTCTCGTTATTAGTCAAAACCTTAAATTAGAAGTCGTTGAATGTATAAGAAAAAGCAAAACTGATTTGAGCTGAAGTTTCATGAAACCACTAACCACAATTTACTGGACTCGCGCTGCTTTAGGACTGGTTATCGGAGTTTTATGCACGGTTTACATATACTTCTCAGTATCCTCTGACCTCATTAGCATATACACGTTGCTAACAGGAATATCCTTTGCAATACTTTTCTACCTCGCTACCTACTACGTCATTAAATCCAAGTTCTTCGCAAGAGTTGAGAAACAACAAAAAATAATAACACAAGGAATCGGAATTTACTTCTTCGCTTGGATCGTCTCATGGACTCTAATCGTTACCATGCTTATGCCATCAGCGTCAGTCAACATATACATCAACGACACAGGAAACTTAGCTGAAGGCCAAGAATTCTGGGTAACTGCACGGGGCAGTACAGGCCAACTCGTTCAAAACAAAACCACCACGTCCGGAACTCTTAGGATGGCTCTGTTGCCACCGGGAGCTTACACTTTCGAGCTAGGAAACACTAACCAAAGCCAAGAATTAACATTAGACTGGCTGCAAAACTTAAACGTGGTTTTTAACGTTACCCCTGTTTCTGGGTAGACTCTGCGTACTGGGCGATGCTTGTCTGTCCTTCAGGATCCGCTTTTGGCTTTGACTCTTCTATCGTTTTGATCAGCAGTTGTGTGTAGTCTGTCCATGCGGAGAAGAAGCCTCGGTCGAAGTCGTCGTGGAATCTGCTTTTGATGTGTTTCGAGAATTCGTTTTTGTATTGTTCTACTGCTGTTTTGCTGTTTGGATTAATGTTTTGAAGGAAGGCGTGTTGGTTGCCGTTTGTTTTTCGGGTGAGGAGCATGCCTTGGAGGGCTTTGTAGTATCCGTGATCCCATTGTGTTTTTGGGGTTTGTTGTTTTATTCGTTGTAGTTGTCTTTGGGCTTCTGTGAGTTGGTGGTTGTTGATGAGTTGGAAGTAGCGTGTAGCGAGGGCTTGGGGGAAGGTCATGCTTTATCGTTTCCTTGTTTGTTCGTCTGGGTCTACTTCTTCTACGCCGTTTTGGGTTATTTTGAAGATGCCTTCGCCGTCGGGGAGGTATGGGCTGCTGACGAGGCGGGCGATGCGTATGGGTCCTCGAGCGGATTTGCGGAGGTAGACGCGTGTGTGGCTTGTG
This genomic window contains:
- a CDS encoding nucleotidyltransferase domain-containing protein, producing the protein MTKKKRLTRDIIIQTLVDALELLDYTHAFWEGGAAAFDRIDEWSDIDLYLVVDNKKVNETFFTVEKALKSLSSITQKYEVSHPPSSGLFQAFYKLDDASKYLIIDLAVLKLSSPDKFLEPEIHGNVVFYFNKSNKVKPPSLNKNVLAKKLQKRLKRLQARFDMFSNFVQKEINRGNQIEAIDLYHGLTLATLVEALRVKYNPVHHSFKTRYIHYELPSETIKRLEHLYFVRDEKDLQEKYHKAIRWFHEIMSEIDQKEIERRIRTSKGLAST
- a CDS encoding Lrp/AsnC family transcriptional regulator, encoding MVKLFKEGYCTPQIARIAKTINEPSATIHYNIKKLENEGTIKTYRAVFDYKKIDEGFCVYILVALSPSEYLTPERIARNLTKHEEVESVDLVAGDWELIVKVRTKGQDEYYNFLRDVISKEKGLQKTKSMISLKSLKTEFVLV